A single window of Streptomyces sp. NBC_00464 DNA harbors:
- a CDS encoding GAF domain-containing protein: MSQSHGLVPATDVGPATQAGSAERDLLQSVVETARAIFGAAASSVLLHDRDADELVFQAVAGEGEESLVGSRFPAGRGLAGWVLVSGEPMVADDLRKQGMFARDVATSTGYVPDALMAAPLAHRDRVLGVLEVLDPVEQSRSSLSELDLLALFARQAAAALAIVTERRREETAPEVRARGLELVEALRDVLLDGMSPPARHGG, translated from the coding sequence ATGAGCCAGTCCCACGGCCTCGTCCCCGCCACCGACGTGGGCCCAGCGACACAGGCCGGCAGTGCGGAGCGCGACCTGCTGCAGTCCGTCGTCGAGACCGCGCGGGCCATCTTCGGCGCGGCGGCCAGCTCCGTCCTGCTGCACGACCGGGACGCCGACGAACTGGTCTTCCAGGCGGTGGCCGGGGAGGGCGAGGAGTCCCTCGTGGGTTCCCGGTTCCCCGCCGGCCGGGGGCTGGCGGGCTGGGTGCTCGTCTCGGGTGAGCCGATGGTCGCGGACGACCTGAGGAAGCAGGGCATGTTCGCCCGGGACGTCGCGACATCGACCGGGTATGTGCCGGACGCGCTGATGGCGGCGCCGCTGGCGCACCGCGACCGGGTGCTCGGGGTGCTCGAAGTGCTCGACCCCGTCGAGCAGTCCAGGTCCAGCCTCTCCGAACTCGACCTGCTCGCCCTCTTTGCCCGCCAGGCCGCGGCGGCCCTCGCCATCGTCACCGAACGGCGGCGCGAGGAGACGGCGCCGGAGGTTCGCGCACGGGGCCTGGAACTGGTGGAAGCGTTGCGGGACGTGCTGCTCGACGGGATGTCGCCGCCGGCCCGGCACGGCGGTTGA